AGAAGTCTCTGGAAGATCGGTCTGCCCAAGCACAGTAACTTAAAAAAGCCGAAGACCAAGCCCAGGAACAAACAAGAGCTGGAAAAGGAGTGGCTGCTCCTGGGTGAACCCACCTCGCCCTGTCCTCAACGAGAGGGCAGGGATGTGGAGTCCACCATTCTTTCCGATGGCGAGCCACCGGTAAGTGATTTCTGTgcttaattaagtttattaagGGTAAatgtcaattaaaaatatatattctgaCATTTTGCATGAAGCCATCTGACTTTGAGTACCCAgataaatttgacaaaagtgACTCGGACACCTCCACCGACATTGATGCCATTGTGGATGAGTATCGTGAAAAGATTAAGGTAAGAACTCTCCATGAATACACGTAAATATAGACACTACATGTAATCATCCTCCAACTCTCCAGGTAACCACCGCCGGACCTTTGGAGCGCAGTGTGCGAGTGCCTACGGTGAGTTCCTGGCGCGTGACCATTTTCGCCATTGTGGTGATTGGATTGGGCATTGCCCTATGCATTGCCGGGCTCATGATGCACTGGGCTCCGGCAGCGTTGACCGGAGGGATTGGGGTTCTTATCGTGACCATTATGATGGGTTTTATACCCAAATACACGGGCAGTGTGATCAACGTGAGTCCCGTGATCTGTGGAATGTCGCTGCTGATGGGCGTGATCCTATTCAGTGGCTGTGCTATACATTCCTGGCCGGGATTGCTTATCTGGCTGATGGCTGGACTCATTCTGGTGATCAGATGCGATAAATACTGTTGCAATTGTTTTGAGCACACCACCATAATGAATGCCCAGCTGATACCTAGTGTCTCGGGAAAGAGCAACATGGGGTCAGCGTCGGGATCGGCATCAAATTTAGCGGGTCCCTCCACCAGCATCCGGATACCCAGACCGCCCAAGGGAATGGGCGTAGTCGGCTTGCCACAGCGCATCAACGAGCACAGATGACAGTCGGAGTCCTCGGAGGAGGAAGGCGAAGACCTGTTCCACGAGGACTTCAATGTGCGCGACTTTGACGAGGAGGATGACGAAGATTGCTGGACTGATTAGCTTGCGCCTTTTAAAATCCGTTTAGAAAACTATTTAATTGCTATGCGGATCCCCAGGACGATCCAGCTTCGAGCCACATATGCCTGAAATTTTCTAGCTAGCTAAATTGATTGTCGAAATTTACTTATgtatttacaaatatatagCTAGGCGACTCTCTGTACAACTAAGTTcagaataaattaaatttttcaaaacgAAAATGTATAATCAATCGTTACATCATTTTACATTGTAAGAGTTTCGTAGCTGCATAGAATGTTATCTGCcatctaaatatataaattctcATTCTCCATGAGGTAATCCACCAGTTCCCTGATAGGCGTCATAATGGTCTCCTCGTAACCAGGTTGAATCTCGATTACCCTGAGTAATAACTCACTCCGATCGCAGTTGAGGTAATAGTCAAACTTCTCCGGTTCTTCGGATCGTTATCTATTTGAAATACTGGGTGACATTTTTGTCTGAGGTTCGGTGAGAGCCCAAATAACAAGGGCTGCCAATCGAGTTCTTTGGCACTCTTTTCTAAAGTTATTTTCTGTTATGAGATTCTTGTCCAAACCCAGACGATCCAGGTGATGCTGTAGATTCTTATAATAGTGCTCGAGACACTCATCATAAATCGCCCTTCTGACTTCAGCGGAGGCTACAATATAGAGTAGGAATAAAACATCTAAGGTGGGAGAACAATACTGGGTGAGTTGAAAATCTACAATGCAGCAGGCATTAGGTAATACTGAAGATTCCTTGTTGAAATAGTACACAATATTATGATCCCAAGTGTCTCGATGACAGAGTACATTTCTTATAGTCTTTGAGGGGGCGACCAGTTCTTCAGCCTTGGTTAGAAGATTGTAGAGCTTATCTTGAATAAAGTTCTGAGCTTTCATTGTTTGAAAATGCGGATTACGTGCTGCTAAAAAAACGATTGCCTATGGAATTTATAAAGTGTAACAATTcagttttcatatttcgtAACCGATCTACCAACCTTAAGTCCAGTTATGTACCACGAGTTATTTGAATCCAAATGTAACTCAATGAGCACATTTTTGTAACTTTCGTAAatctttacattttctttttcttcccAAGCGATACTAGCTGCATGTAATTCAGATAGGTGTTCCAAAACGATTTTATAATGATCTAAAGTATAGTATTCATTGGCTCTAAGATGTCTGTAGTCCTGGGTAAGATCTTCTAACACTAGGATATCATTCCGACTGTAGTAACATTTTGGATAAAGCTTCTTAGTGGCTAAAAAAATGTACGTAAATACGTCTTCCTAGAACAATATATAGATTTTTAATAGACTTACCATATTTTTGAATCTTAGGTAATATCTGGCTATATAGAGCAGACTCCTTTTGAAAAACTCCCTTGCGTTCGCATTCCTCTCTTTGTGGCTCATTTTTTCGGGGTAGGCTTTTAATAAAATAGt
The sequence above is a segment of the Drosophila melanogaster chromosome 2L genome. Coding sequences within it:
- the CG33511 gene encoding uncharacterized protein (point mutation) — encoded protein: MDLLSSEECHLIAQRTLSVVKKDNVILINSQVDAGSKDLMGYMGEYYKLHLEAEVKGDKKKYFLNYFIKSLPRKNEPQREECERKGVFQKESALYSQILPKIQKYATKKLYPKCYYSRNDILVLEDLTQDYRHLRANEYYTLDHYKIVLEHLSELHAASIAWEEKENVKIYESYKNVLIELHLDSNNSWYITGLKAIVFLAARNPHFQTMKAQNFIQDKLYNLLTKAEELVAPSKTIRNVLCHRDTWDHNIVYYFNKESSVLPNACCIVDFQLTQYCSPTLDVLFLLYIVASAEVRRAIYDECLEHYYKNLQHHLDRLGLDKNLITENNFRKECQRTRLAALVIWALTEPQTKMSPSISNRLRSEEPEKFDYYLNCDRSELLLRVIEIQPGYEETIMTPIRELVDYLMENENLYI